The Anopheles merus strain MAF chromosome 2L, AmerM5.1, whole genome shotgun sequence genome has a segment encoding these proteins:
- the LOC121593336 gene encoding UDP-glycosyltransferase UGT5-like, whose product MEHTRLLSAVVLLGLLLLGSTPPSQGARILGILPSVGRSHYIIGAGLMKALLDAGHEVTIVSPYPMKDAPAGLHRDILLPDLAAAHGVSGPDLFQYKSAPNLMVLYLVYSEIGPQTSEALLQHPKMVELMQSGERFDAVIVESFASEVLYGLAEHFGGQLFVFSPFGASMWTNELVGTPYPYSYIPHTFLSYTNEMSFWQRFTNALVGHADKLYYRCVFLPQQEAMYRRFFPNAKLTFQQTLESVRLAFVNQHFTLSYPHPYAPNMVEIGGIQIQPAKKLPADIQKYIDEAPHGVIYFSMGSMLKGRNFPEDKRAAFVNVFRGLKENVIWKYENDSLPDKPPNVLIKAWMPQSDILAHPKVKLFITHGGLLGTTEGLYHGKPMVGIPIYGDQELNLARAEQAGYGVKLDYDTLSEETIAVAIRTVLDGPAYGERARLISDRYRDQPLGPAKAAVYWVEYVLRHKGAPQLQSPSVRLSFVQYNLLDVYAVMGAIALSVLIGTGLMLRAVARRLGIVKRARPDSGQKKRQ is encoded by the coding sequence ATGGAGCACACACGGCTACTCTCGGCAGTGGTGCTTCTAGGTCTACTCCTGCTGGGAAGTACTCCACCATCGCAAGGGGCACGAATTCTCGGCATACTGCCGTCCGTCGGCCGTTCGCACTACATCATCGGTGCCGGGCTGATGAAGGCACTGCTGGACGCTGGCCACGAGGTGACCATCGTCAGTCCCTACCCGATGAAGGATGCACCGGCCGGTCTGCATCGGGACATTCTACTCCCAGACCTGGCGGCTGCCCACGGTGTCTCCGGGCCGGACCTGTTCCAGTACAAAAGTGCCCCGAACCTGATGGTCCTCTACCTGGTGTACAGTGAGATTGGCCCCCAAACGTCGGAAGCACTGCTGCAGCACCCAAAGATGGTGGAGCTAATGCAGTCCGGCGAGCGGTTTGACGCCGTCATCGTGGAATCGTTCGCCAGCGAGGTGCTGTACGGGCTGGCGGAACACTTCGGTGGACAGTTATTTGTGTTCTCGCCGTTCGGTGCGTCCATGTGGACGAACGAGCTGGTCGGTACGCCGTACCCGTACTCGTACATTCCGCACACCTTCCTGAGCTACACGAACGAGATGTCGTTCTGGCAGCGGTTCACGAACGCACTCGTAGGCCATGCGGACAAGCTGTACTACCGGTGCGTGTTTCTGCCCCAGCAGGAAGCGATGTACCGCCGGTTCTTCCCGAACGCGAAGCTCACCTTCCAGCAGACGCTCGAGAGCGTCCGGTTGGCGTTCGTGAATCAACACTTTACGCTGAGCTACCCCCATCCGTACGCGCCGAACATGGTCGAGATCGGCGGGATACAGATACAGCCGGCGAAGAAGCTGCCGGCGGACATACAGAAGTACATCGACGAGGCGCCGCACGGCGTGATCTACTTCTCGATGGGTTCGATGCTGAAGGGCCGCAACTTCCCGGAGGACAAGCGGGCCGCGTTCGTGAACGTGTTCCGGGGGCTGAAGGAGAACGTGATCTGGAAGTACGAGAACGACAGCCTGCCGGACAAGCCGCCGAACGTGCTGATTAAGGCGTGGATGCCGCAAAGCGACATTCTGGCCCATCCGAAGGTGAAGCTGTTCATCACGCACGGCGGTCTGCTCGGAACGACCGAGGGCCTGTACCACGGCAAGCCGATGGTTGGCATTCCGATTTACGGCGATCAGGAGCTCAATCTGGCCCGGGCCGAACAGGCCGGGTACGGTGTGAAGCTCGATTACGATACGCTCAGCGAGGAAACGATCGCGGTCGCCATTCGGACGGTGCTGGACGGTCCGGCGTACGGCGAGCGCGCCCGCCTCATCTCAGACCGTTACCGCGATCAACCGCTCGGTCCCGCCAAAGCTGCGGTCTACTGGGTGGAGTACGTACTGCGCCATAAGGGTGCCCCGCAGCTACAGTCCCCGTCCGTGCGGTTGTCCTTCGTCCAGTACAATCTGCTGGACGTGTACGCGGTTATGGGTGCGATCGCTTTATCAGTGCTAATTGGGACGGGGTTGATGCTGCGGGCAGTGGCGCGGCGGTTGGGAATTGTCAAACGAGCTCGCCCCGATAGTGGACAAAAGAAGCGGCAGTGA